One window of Scheffersomyces stipitis CBS 6054 chromosome 1, whole genome shotgun sequence genomic DNA carries:
- a CDS encoding predicted protein, protein MSKRNNKKLLNQIYSRPLPIELSSDKYGVAMPTLFPHNPVSWLFYLTRLIQVNTLYSVPQSSETLIDVSYDSDGIFKVSDEESMAKLWRCGFFGKGTLSRSEPTWKARTIKRLNLDSNTANALSMEEVTNKRRDERKKFKAERSRLQELELKQRKGEISDLESSQLEQLRETLASLRLIDFKLSKDSFDRETDLRFEDLDLIESNQLGRNLEFLQLQAIETFFLKFAVNVIRVNDFSTKQLFLECCRQSGILKPTNKFVLDYVVYHHYRSLGWCVRSGVKFGCDMLLYKRGPPFIHAEYCILVISNDDKARYDWFEMAAKARVIGTVKKTFVLVYVDSPTEERFNSILSSAYSDEGILFQDLFKLYKVTEILYRRWAPSKTRD, encoded by the coding sequence ATGTCAAAGCGTAATaacaagaaacttctcAACCAGATATATTCTCGCCCGCTTCCGATCGAGTTGTCTTCTGACAAGTACGGGGTGGCGATGCCGACGTTGTTTCCACATAATCCTGTTTCGTGGCTCTTTTATTTAACTAGATTGATTCAAGTAAATACTTTGTATTCTGTCCCCCAGTCTCTGGAGACACTAATAGACGTTAGCTACGACTCTGATGGCATATTTAAGGTGCTGGATGAAGAGTCAATGGCAAAATTGTGGAGATGCGGCTTTTTTGGGAAAGGTACTCTCTCTAGATCAGAACCAACGTGGAAGGCACGTACCatcaagagattgaacTTGGACTCGAACACAGCCAATGCTTTATCGATGGAAGAAGTAACCAACAAGAGACGAGACGagaggaagaagttcaagGCTGAAAGGTCTAGGCTCCAGGAACTCGAGCTTAAGCAACGTAAGGGCGAAATTTCGGATCTAGAATCCTCACAGTTAGAACAACTCAGAGAAACCCTAGCATCGCTCAGATTGATCGACTTCAAATTGTCAAAAGATTCTTTTGATAGAGAAACAGACTTGAGGTTCGAGGATTTGGATCTAATAGAGTCCAACCAGCTTGGACGGAACCTTGAATTCTTACAGTTGCAAGCCATAGAAacgttcttcttgaagtttgctGTCAACGTTATCCGTGTAAACGACTTTTCCACAAAGCAATTGTTTCTAGAATGTTGTCGTCAATCAGGAATACTTAAGCCTACAAACAAGTTTGTTTTAGATTATGTTGTATATCACCATTATCGTTCGCTTGGATGGTGTGTGAGATCTGGAGTCAAATTCGGCTGTGATATGTTGCTCTACAAAAGAGGTCCACCATTTATCCATGCCGAGTATTGTATTTTGGTTATTTCCAATGATGATAAGGCAAGATACGACTGGTttgaaatggctgcgaaagCCAGAGTCATCGGGACCGTGAAGAAAACCTTTGTGCTCGTGTACGTCGATTCCCCGACAGAAGAAAGGTTCAACTCGATATTGAGCAGCGCATATTCTGACGAAGGTATACTCTTCCAggacttgttcaagttgtatAAAGTCACTGAAATTCTTTACCGGAGATGGGCTCCTAGCAAGACTAGGGACTGA
- a CDS encoding predicted protein: MSDTVFHCQECGVAVKLDESLLKLNSAQLKLLIHKNHQDKHRRITENDYQLDPEEFIPRDRLEIYKSASSGHVRPIQFRNMIESEDEEDEDEDEDEESNNNDSENGETRSETPKETRQEPDEHVFASRMKTLTKIFEILSSNQQINHPLSADCAQLLIENYKLKFDQTQKEKDNYLSFLKKLKDRDTSEDIDHKLAESIDEYKKLKAEEKSNVSELKDLENSRAQLEKQLEELKTELKDLQENNLTDILKLKSKLQLDLSRKYNALEQAKASYRMHLNHLDKLRSMNIYTKMFSIRFDEQDKYGSINGFRLGYRIVEPEINAALGQIVMLLMFLTSRLNLKLRHYKLVPMGSRSQIIKYSARERTTVLNLYSSDEFSLGKLFNFNKLDVSLITLLDVVAQVEARLIQIDPDIELPYKISPHRDSIGGRSIRVTSKSEWTQACKFLLTDLNWILSYTSVHTSPVTL, encoded by the exons ATGTCAGATACAGTATTCCACTGTCAAGAATGTGGAGTTGCTGTGAAACTTGACGAAAGCTTGCTTAAGCTTAACTCGGCTCAGCTTAAGCTCCTTATTCACAAGAATCACCAGGACAAACATCGACGAATTACTGAAAATGACTACCAacttgatccagaagaGTTTATACCACGGGATAGGCTTGAAATATATAAATCTGCCAGTTCTGGGCACGTACGGCCCATACAGTTTCGAAATATGATAGAGAgtgaggatgaagaagatgaagacgaagatgaagacgaagagaGTAACAATAACGATAGTGAAAATGGGGAAA CACGACTGGAGACACCTAAGGAAACAAGGCAGGAACCAGACGAGCACGTATTTGCTTCGAGGATGAAGACGTTGACGaaaatctttgaaattttgtcGAGCAACCAGCAGATAAATCATCCTCTACTGGCTGACTGTGCTCAGCTTTTGATAGAAAActacaagttgaaatttgaCCAGActcaaaaagaaaaagacaactatcttctgtttctcaagAAGCTCAAAGACAGAGACACA AGCGAGGATATTGATCACAAGCTAGCTGAGTCAATAGACGagtacaagaagttgaaagcaGAAGAGAAGCTGAATGTAAGcgagttgaaggatttggaaaatCTGCGTGCACAGCTTGAAAAACAATTAGAAGAGCTCAAAACAGAGTTGAAGGATCTTCAAGAGAATAACTTGACAGACATTCTAAAGTTGAAGAGTaaattgcaattggatCTCAGCCGAAAGTACAACGCGTTGGAGCAGGCTAAGGCTTCGTACCGAATGCACCTTAACCACTTGGATAAATTGCGTAGTATGAATATTTACACGAAAATGTTTTCTATCAGATTTGACGAGCAGGATAAGTACGGCTCCATCAATGGGTTCCGCCTAGGTTACAGAATAGTTGAGCCGGAGATAAATGCTGCTTTGGGCCAAATAGTGATGCTTCTCATGTTTTTGACTTCACGTCTAAATCTCAAGCTCAGACACTACAAGTTGGTTCCTATGGGATCACGTTCACAGATCATAAAATATTCCGCAAGAGAGCGTACA ACTGTTCTCAACTTGTACTCGTCGGACGAATTTTCACTAGGaaaattgttcaacttcaacaagttggacgTCTCTTTGATCACATTGCTAGACGTCGTTGCGCAGGTAGAAGCCAGACTAATCCAGATAGACCCAGATATTGAGTTGCCCTACAAGATCTCTCCTCACCGAGACTCTATAGGTGGAAGGAGCATCCGCGTGACTTCCAAAAGCGAATGGACCCAGGCGTGCAAGTTTTTGCTTACGGATTTAAACTGGATTCTCTCGTATACGAGCGTGCACACTTCACCAGTAACACTATAG
- a CDS encoding predicted protein — protein sequence MADLSQLINKEDDYSYNYNPTMAAAMDSAANGEAISTSISNDAANGSQPSESKLKTNEVTQEKILESFEKIKTHFPAARIKKIMQSDDEVGKVAQATPIIVGRALEIFMANLVEVSILEAKKQGVKRISASHIRSAIENTEQFDFLVEAVEKYPPVKN from the coding sequence ATGGCTGATCTTAGTCAACTCATAAATAAGGAAGACGATTACAgctacaactacaaccCAACCATGGCTGCTGCCATGGACAGCGCGGCTAACGGCGAGGCTATCCTGACATCTATATCAAACGACGCTGCCAATGGTTCGCAGCCATCCGAGTCAAAGCTCAAAACCAACGAAGTAACACAGGAAAAGATTCTAGAAAGCTTTGAGAAGATAAAGACACATTTCCCCGCTGCCAGaataaagaagatcatGCAGAGTGACGATGAGGTGGGAAAAGTCGCACAGGCGACGCCTATCATCGTAGGTAGAGCATTGGAAATATTCATGGCCAATTTGGTTGAGGTTTCTATTTTAGAAGCTAAAAAACAAGGTGTCAAAAGAATCAGTGCCTCCCATATCCGTAGTGCCATTGAGAATACCGAGCAgtttgacttcttggtaGAAGCCGTGGAAAAGTATCCACCTGTGAAAAACTGA
- the RKS1 gene encoding possible ribitol kinase or glycerol kinase (glycerokinase or possible possible ribitol kinase), with the protein MVHPHSRSHTSIPTRRSSFFNTPIVPPQPDVYYVGVDVGTGSARACIIDTNGIILGLAERPITRHELKPNHITQNSTEIWNAICFCVKACLRDSGVDPAEVFGIGFDATCSLVVISESGDEPVGVGPNFWDNKENIILWMDHRAEEATNEINATGDKCLKYVGGQMSIEMELPKIKWLKHNLPGGISDCKFYDLPDYLIHKATGSEARSFCSAVCKQGFVPPGVEGSETGWSKDFLLSVDLPELVEDDFRRLGGTPGKNGNFLSAGDIVGKLTAHAAEELGLTTECIVGSPVIDAYAGWVGTVAGKADVPHLQDNADGSIDLTCGRLAAVAGTSTCHIAMTKEPCFVKGVWGPYKDVMAPGFWLAEGGQSMTGALLAHVLSIHPASQELIRSAEASNLSKFDFLNLTLENLVQETGSRSVVSLAKHMFFYGDFHGNRSPIADPRMRASIIGQSMDSSVNDLAIQYFAACEFIAQQTRQIVEEMQNSGHDISCIYMSGGQCRNGLLMRLLADCTGLPIIIPRYIDAAVVFGAALLGAVAAEDSVNEHINSKGRSRRNSVLQSQKSQVSLSHDSGAHSPYTAPSATASTTNMSTLVYASANAGSHHQFPVMTPMEEEQVDYFNQSTQQQIDEREKAKNQSFTSDDDSEDEQTLSFGSKQAVQQGLSSKFSKLGLKPLTSLKKTTSNSSNPSSGIAVPGDKLWKVMDKMTGPGKVIFPAADSDPDRSLLNAKYKIFLEQCFKQQEYRDIVDEVEAKNSKIN; encoded by the coding sequence ATGGTTCACCCTCATTCAAGATCGCATACGTCTATCCCCACCAGAAGAtcgtccttcttcaacacaCCTATCGTGCCTCCACAGCCTGACGTATACTATGTCGGTGTAGATGTAGGAACAGGCTCGGCCCGTGCTTGTATCATCGATACCAACGGGATTATCCTTGGATTGGCCGAAAGACCAATCACTAGACACGAGCTCAAGCCCAACCACATCACCCAGAACTCGACAGAGATCTGGAACGCCATATGTTTCTGTGTCAAAGCATGTTTGCGTGACTCGGGTGTAGACCCGGCTGAAGTCTTCGGTATCGGTTTCGATGCCACCTGTTCGCTTGTAGTCATCTCCGAATCTGGCGACGAACCTGTAGGTGTTGGCCCAAATTTCTGGGACAACAAGGAAAACATCATCTTATGGATGGACCACCGTGCAGAAGAAGCCACGAATGAGATCAATGCCACTGGTGATAAGTGCTTGAAGTACGTAGGGGGCCAGATGTCCATCGAGATGGAGTTGCCCAAAATCAAATGGTTGAAGCACAATTTGCCTGGAGGCATTAGCGATTGCAAGTTCTACGACTTACCCGACTACCTTATCCACAAGGCTACTGGTTCTGAGGCTAGAAGTTTCTGTTCCGCTGTATGTAAACAAGGATTTGTGCCTCCAGGAGTTGAAGGCTCAGAAACAGGCTGGTCCAAAGACTTTTTGCTTTCTGTCGACTTACCTGAATTGGTAGAAGACGATTTCAGACGCTTAGGAGGTACTCCGGGCAAAAACGGCAACTTCTTGAGTGCTGGTGACATTGTAGGAAAATTGACTGCCCatgctgctgaagaattgggCTTGACTACCGAATGTATAGTAGGTTCACCAGTTATCGATGCCTACGCAGGCTGGGTCGGTACGGTAGCTGGTAAGGCAGATGTTCCCCATTTACAAGATAATGCAGACGGGTCTATCGACTTGACCTGTGGTCGTTTGGCTGCTGTAGCTGGAACTTCTACTTGCCACATCGCCATGACCAAAGAGCCATGTTTCGTCAAGGGTGTCTGGGGACCTTACAAGGATGTTATGGCTCCTGGTTTCTGGTTGGCTGAAGGTGGACAGTCGATGACAGGAGCCTTATTGGCCCATGTGTTGTCGATTCATCCTGCTAGTCAGGAATTGATTCGTCTGGCTGAagcttccaacttgtcaaagttcgatttcttgaatttaACTCTTGAAAACTTGGTTCAGGAAACGGGATCTCGTTCTGTTGTGTCTTTGGCAAAACATATGTTTTTCTACGGTGATTTCCACGGCAATAGATCTCCCATTGCTGATCCTCGTATGAGAGCTTCTATTATTGGGCAGTCAATGGACAGCTCCGTCAACGACTTGGCCATCCAGTACTTTGCTGCATGTGAATTCATTGCCCAACAGACTAGACAaatcgttgaagaaatgcAGAACTCGGGACACGATATCTCCTGTATCTACATGAGTGGTGGTCAATGTAGAAACGGACTTTTGATGAGATTGTTGGCTGACTGTACCGGTTTGCCAATCATCATTCCCAGATACATtgatgctgctgttgtgTTTGGAGCTGCATTATTGGGAGCTGTTGCAGCTGAAGATTCGGTTAACGAACATATCAACTCCAAGGGcagatccagaagaaactcGGTTTTGCAATCGCAGAAATCGCAAGTCAGCTTGAGCCACGACAGCGGAGCTCATTCTCCATACACTGCACCTTCTGCCACCGCTTCTACTACCAACATGTCAACTTTGGTATACGCAAGCGCAAACGCAGGAAGTCACCACCAGTTCCCAGTGATGACTccaatggaagaagaacaagtagATTACTTCAACCAGTCTACACAGCAACAGATTGACGAAAGAGAAAAGGCAAAGAACCAATCGTTCACCTCCGATGACGATTCGGAAGACGAACAGACTCTTTCGTTTGGGTCCAAGCAAGCAGTGCAACAAGGCTTATCAAGCAAGTTCCTGAAGTTGGGACTCAAGCCTTTGACTTCTCTCAAGAAAACTACCAGCAATAGCAGCAATCCTTCCTCGGGAATTGCTGTACCTGGCGACAAGTTATGGAAGGTGATGGACAAGATGACCGGCCCCGGTAAGGTTATCTTCCCAGCAGCTGATTCTGACCCAGATAGATCGTTGTTGAACGCAAAGTAcaaaatcttcttggaacAATGTTTCAAGCAACAGGAATACAGAGACATCGTTGACGAAGTCGAGGCCAAAAACTCAAAAATTAACTAG
- the SUL2 gene encoding high affinity sulfate permease (high affinity sulfate permease sulfate uptake is mediated by specific sulfate transporters SUL1 and SUL2, which control the concentration of endogenous activated sulfate intermediates.) produces the protein MADILHALNSNNPPDSQVPHILDAEEIISHRSKSHEFSDIRTHEYASFGNNTVVPEYTEREVTVVDWAKHVFGHPLQKIANYFISLFPIAKWILHYNGKWLYGDLVAGITVGVVLVPQSMSYAQLAGLEAQFGLYSSFVGVFIYSFFATSKDVSIGPVAVMSLQVSKVIAHVQGKVGDKYAPEVIATFLSLICGGIAAGIGILRLGFILEFISIPAVIGFMTGSALNIISGQVPGLMGFNSLVNTRASTYKVIINTLKNLKHSNSDAAFGLIPLFILYVWKFSTDYGQKKYPKYKYWFFYIQQLRNAIVIIVATAISWGIVHPKKVAWKGDPKKFKGPISTLGTVPRGLRNVGVMTVPDGIIDAMSSEIPVSTVILLLEHIAISKSFGRINDYKVVPDQEVIAIGVTNLIGTFFNAYPATGSFSRSALKAKCGVRTPIAGIFTGAVVLLALYALTSAFFYIPKATLSAIIIHAVSDLIANYKVTWSLWNISPIDCGVFIVCVLITVFSSIENGVYFAVCASVAILLFRIAKPTGQFLGRIQVAEVVNPVIETLESDLYSIKKEGNLSNSSNSSNDEIEINQVISNNSNYDAKKTKSQTKGQKSVVNTEALLKNNPRVKFHTRWVPLTKENINSDINVQPPPPGVIVFKPIESFTYPNSSSQVDRVSDEAKRLTRRGKPYDLSDTGSRPWNDPGPLRWKLPFIKNETAKEVNEHDHRPLLRIIHFDFSTVSSTDVTSIQALVDLRKALNIYADREVEFHFSGILSPWIRRGLLNAGFGTYEDGLVSENTYVNIAADQDIERGDNSEYVAAISTDTPFFHLDIPDY, from the coding sequence ATGGCTGATATTCTCCACGCCTTGAATTCCAACAACCCTCCGGATTCCCAGGTGCCTCATATCTTGGACGCTGAAGAGATCATCTCGCACAGATCCAAGTCGCACGAGTTCTCCGACATCAGAACCCACGAATATGCCTCCTTCGGAAACAACACCGTCGTTCCCGAGTatacagaaagagaagtcACTGTTGTAGACTGGGCCAAACATGTCTTTGGCCATCCCTTGCAGAAGATTGCCAACTACTTCATCTCGTTGTTCCCAATTGCTAAGTGGATCTTGCACTATAACGGTAAATGGCTCTACGGTGACTTGGTTGCTGGTATCACTGTTGGTGTCGTGTTGGTTCCTCAGTCTATGTCGTACGCTCAGTTGGCTGGATTAGAGGCTCAATTTGGTTTgtactcttcttttgtcGGTGTTTTCATCTACTCGTTCTTTGCCACGTCGAAGGATGTTTCCATTGGTCCTGTTGCTGTCATGTCGCTTCAGGTGTCGAAGGTTATTGCTCATGTTCAAGGAAAGGTTGGTGACAAGTACGCACCAGAAGTCATTGCTaccttcttgtctttgatcTGTGGTGGTATCGCAGCAGGTATCGGTATCTTGAGACTTGGTTTCATATTAGAATTCATCTCGATTCCTGCCGTGATTGGGTTCATGACTGGTTCTGCCCTTAACATTATCTCTGGTCAAGTTCCAGGGCTTATGGgcttcaactcgttggtTAACACCAGAGCATCTACCTACAAGGTTATCATCAACACCCTTAAGAACTTGAAGCATAGCAATTCCGACGCCGCCTTTGGTTTGATTCCTTTGTTCATCTTGTACGTATGGAAATTCTCGACTGACTACGGTCAAAAGAAATACCCAAAGTACAAGTACTGGTTCTTCTACATCCAGCAGTTGAGAAATGCCATTGTAATTATCGTAGCTACTGCTATTTCCTGGGGTATTGTACATCCCAAGAAGGTAGCCTGGAAAGGCGACcccaagaagttcaaggGTCCTATCTCTACTCTTGGAACTGTGCCAAGGGGTTTGAGAAATGTTGGTGTCATGACTGTTCCAGATGGAATCATAGATGCCATGTCGTCAGAAATTCCAGTCTCTACTgtcatcttgttgttggaacaCATCGCCATCTCCAAGTCATTTGGTAGAATCAATGATTACAAAGTTGTTCctgatcaagaagttattGCTATCGGTGTCACCAACTTGATTGgtactttcttcaatgcttATCCAGCCACCGGTTCGTTCTCTAGATCGGCTTTGAAGGCTAAGTGTGGTGTCAGAACTCCTATTGCTGGTATCTTTACTGGTGCCGTTGTCTTGTTGGCTTTGTACGCTTTAACCTCTGCTTTCTTCTACATTCCTAAGGCAACCCTTAGTGCCATCATTATCCATGCTGTGTCGGATTTGATTGCCAACTACAAAGTCACCTGGTCTCTTTGGAATATTTCTCCCATTGACTGTGGTGTCTTTATTGTCTGTGTCTTGATCACCGTCTTCTCCTCCATCGAAAACGGTGTCTATTTCGCTGTCTGTGCCTCCGTTGCTATTTTGTTATTCAGAATCGCTAAGCCAACGGGCCAGTTTTTGGGTAGAATCCAAGTGGCTGAAGTTGTTAACCCCGTCATCGAAACCTTAGAGAGCGATTTGTACTCTATCAAAAAAGAGGGTAACTTGTCTAACTCatccaattcttccaacgatgaaattgaaatcaaccaagtcatcagcaacaactccaaTTACGACGCCAAGAAGACCAAGTCCCAGACTAAGGGCCAAAAGTCTGTTGTCAACACCGAagctttgttgaagaacaaccCCAGAGTCAAGTTCCACACCAGATGGGTTCCTTTGACGAAAGAAAACATCAATTCTGACATCAATGTCCAGCCTCCTCCTCCAGGTGTGATTGTTTTCAAGCCTATCGAATCTTTCACCTACCCTAACTCGTCTTCACAAGTTGATCGTGTCTCTGATGAAGCCAAGAGATTGACAAGACGTGGTAAGCCATATGATCTCTCAGATACTGGTTCTAGACCTTGGAATGATCCTGGTCCTTTGAGATGGAAGCTTCccttcatcaagaacgagACAGCCAAGGAAGTCAACGAACATGACCACAGACCTTTGTTGCGTATCATTCACTTTGACTTTAGCACTGTTTCTTCTACCGATGTTACTTCTATCCAAGCCTTGGTTGATTTGAGAAAGGCTCTCAACATCTACGCCGACCGTGAAGTTGAGTTCCACTTCTCTGGTATCTTGTCTCCATGGATCAGAAGAGGGTTGTTGAATGCTGGTTTTGGTACTTACGAAGATGGTTTGGTCAGTGAAAATACCTACGTCAACATCGCTGCTGACCAAGATATCGAAAGAGGCGATAACTCCGAATACGTCGCTGCTATCTCTACCGATACTCCATTCTTTCACCTCGATATTCCTGACTACTAG
- the RLF2 gene encoding chromatin assembly complex, subunit p90, whose amino-acid sequence MSSEPKDTGDPATEPVVQLESIQDCSVEISDLEENLTKRKLELDPESEQDEKKIKLTTENGTEKKITKKEIQRIERQKQRELEKLEKDKKKEEERLKKEEEKRLKEQERQQKLAEKEAEREMRRKKLEEEKLERERKREEEKLAKQAEREEKERQRLEKKRKTEEEKERKEAEKRRAEEDKRRAEEAKERSQMKISSFFQRRPVSKSAKVVDQEVVSKNGSDYVSEFLPFFVQKNMVMASSGQLESTKLESARRSLDITLRESNSSSDIKSYFSSFRKSDKVIEKPITPETIVSALNSSTTTESQLYDMLTRLPPIKYISFYENSKPPYVGTWCSEIHQNIVIPVSNPIDTSLTGFDYEYDSDLEWNKEDDEGEDVDNEDDDDEDESMILEDDELSDFVEDNQEMNRGKKFHSLVVINKWNDGTNDDYFSKLTSVPLVTNLQFPIDPLQDYWNSGKAESVQSSPTKTIKATVTASVVSSIGTTETPNILTPQKKIIEDSKIVAELITFVENNNDFTLGTLVELSKKEFKQFTKALLKNTIQNIADYNKKTTNWEIRPEVKAKYIASL is encoded by the coding sequence ATGTCATCAGAACCAAAGGATACAGGGGATCCGGCAACGGAGCCAGTTGTCCAATTGGAAAGTATCCAAGACTGTTCCGTAGAAATTTCGGACCTAGAGGAAAACCTAACCAAGAGAAAACTCGAGCTTGATCCTGAAAGTGAGCAGGatgagaagaaaatcaagttGACTACAGAAAATGGaactgaaaagaaaataacGAAAAAGGAAATTCAGCGAATCGAACGGCAGAAGCAGCGAGAGTTGGAAAAACTCGAaaaggacaagaagaaggaagaagaacgtCTTaagaaagaggaagaaaagcGTTTGAAAGAACAGGAAAGACAACAAAAGCTTgcagaaaaagaagctgAACGTGAAATGAGACGTaaaaagttggaagaagagaaattgGAAAGAGAACGCAAAcgtgaagaagaaaaactCGCAAAGCAAgctgaaagagaagagaaagaacgTCAGAGGTTAGAGAAAAAGCGAAAGacagaggaagaaaaagaacGCAAAGAAGCCGAGAAGAGAAGGGCCGAGGAAGACAAACGGAGAGCCGAGGAAGCGAAGGAAAGAAGCCAGATGAAAATCTCAAGCTTTTTCCAACGAAGACCAGTATCCAAATCTGCAAAAGTGGtagatcaagaagttgtttccAAAAATGGATCAGACTATGTATCCGAATTCCTACCCTTTTTTGTACAGAAGAATATGGTTATGGCTAGCAGTGGACAGCTTGAGAGCACGAAGCTAGAATCAGCGAGGCGTAGCTTGGATATCACCCTCCGGGAGTCCAATAGCAGTAGTGATATTAAAAGCTACTTTTCGTCTTTCAGGAAGAGCGACAAAGTTATAGAAAAGCCAATTACACCGGAAACGATTGTTTCTGCACTCAATTCATCAACGACAACGGAATCTCAGCTCTATGACATGTTGACCCGACTCCCTCCTATAAAGTATATCAGTTTCTATGAGAACTCCAAGCCTCCCTATGTTGGTACATGGTGTTCGGAAATTCACCAGAACATTGTCATTCCTGTTTCCAATCCTATAGATACGTCGTTGACGGGATTTGACTACGAATACGACTCAGATTTAGAGTGGAACAAGGAGGACGATGAAGGTGAAGATGTAgacaacgaagacgacgacgacgaagacgagTCCAtgattcttgaagatgacgagCTCTCCGATTTTGTCGAGGACAACCAGGAAATGAACAGAGGAAAAAAGTTCCATTCACTTGTAGTAATCAACAAATGGAACGATGGAACCAACGACGACTATTTCAGTAAACTCACTTCTGTTCCGTTGGTGacaaatcttcaatttccCATTGATCCGTTACAAGACTACTGGAATTCTGGTAAGGCGGAAAGTGTACAAAGCTCACCTACAAAGACAATCAAGGCTACTGTCACAGCCTCCGTAGTGTCATCGATTGGAACAACGGAAACACCCAATATTCTCACTCCTCAGAAGAAAATTATAGAAGATTCCAAAATTGTAGCCGAATTGATTACTTTTGTGGAGAATAATAACGACTTCACATTGGGTACGTTGGTTGAATTatccaagaaggaattcAAGCAATTCACCAAGGCTTTACTAAAGAACACGATCCAGAACATTGCCGAttacaacaagaagacaaCTAATTGGGAAATTCGGCCCGAAGTTAAAGCAAAGTATATAGCGAGTTTGTAG